In Chlorogloeopsis sp. ULAP01, the genomic window TTTATTAGTGTTAACTTTTAGCTTAACTAATTACAGTACCGCAGCCGCAGCAGCGCTTAGAGACTACGTAGACACTACTGATGGCTATCAATTCTCATATCCTAACGGCTGGGTTCAAGTTAAAGTTGCCAACGGCCCTGATGTAGTCTTCCACGATTTAATAGAGTTTAGTGAAAATGCCTCTGTTGTCATTAGTCCAGTACCACAAGGTAAAACTTTGATAGAATTGGGGACACCAACAGATGTAGGATATAAATTGGGGAAAAATGCCCTTGCTCCTGAAGGTTCTGGTCGTCAAGCAGAATTAGTTAATGCCGAGCAACGAGAGTTAAACGGTAATACTTACTACATATTAGAATATCTGATCA contains:
- the psbP gene encoding photosystem II reaction center PsbP; amino-acid sequence: MWKKIAIIFLLVLTFSLTNYSTAAAAALRDYVDTTDGYQFSYPNGWVQVKVANGPDVVFHDLIEFSENASVVISPVPQGKTLIELGTPTDVGYKLGKNALAPEGSGRQAELVNAEQRELNGNTYYILEYLITLPNKQQRHNLASVATSRGKLFTFNASIPEKRWRKVKGMIQESVDSFSVY